A part of Desulfobacter sp. genomic DNA contains:
- a CDS encoding phenylalanine--tRNA ligase subunit beta, which produces MKVSLSWLREYIPVDLDSQEMSDRLTMAGLEVDAIENLYDYLDNVVVGRVVEAKQHPNADKLTCCAVDTGKGELSPIVCGAPNVREGMFVACALPGAVLPGDFKIKKSKLRGEKSHGMLCSAAELRLDADAAGIMDLEGELEPGMPLEKALALTDTVFEIDLTPNRPDCLSLIGVARETGAFTEPKNRVTLPEAELPAERIGSKSIHDFARVEIKDPELCPRYTAGMLFDVKVGPSPFWLKQRLESVGLTPINNVVDITNYVMMETGQPLHAFDFDNLAQGRIVVKTAGSGIEFTTLDSKLHKLEPEMLMICDGEKPVAIAGVMGGENSEISDTTTRVLVESAYFNPVSVRRTAKRTGIGTDASHRFERGVDPEGTLFAMKRAVALMAELCDAEIAEGTIDEHPLKSEPVVIDLKAEALNVRLGTDFSAQQIAEILESVEFKVEADGQGRLKVLVPSFRVDVARPEDLSEEVARLWGYNNIETSYPPVPARGKVLNPRLLLRDKIRRAMTGFSFYEAINYNFIHADSRQRLGFGEDDPRQAAVEILNPISEQMSVLRTSLVPGLLETMKRNLAQQTETLKVFEVGKAFFDKGKGEQPREVEMVCGLMTGNRTGQTWYSKVESMDFFDLKGVVQGLLDELFITGVRYEKIQDDSCPYFEAGYGAAAVKDGRLLCTLGKVDAAVLKAYGLKQDAYVFDMDMDAIQAAMPEAIQAEPLPRFPAISRDMTFIVDAAVEVGAVLENIAEFSRKQALIEDYFLFDVFEGESIGAGKKSLSFRVVYRSASKTLTEKNIKKIHTNLSKRILDDFGAVLPG; this is translated from the coding sequence ATGAAAGTCAGTTTAAGCTGGTTGCGCGAATATATTCCCGTTGACCTGGATTCCCAGGAAATGTCGGACCGCCTCACCATGGCCGGGCTTGAGGTGGATGCCATTGAAAATCTTTATGATTACCTGGACAACGTTGTCGTTGGAAGGGTGGTCGAGGCAAAGCAGCATCCCAATGCGGACAAGCTGACCTGCTGCGCCGTGGATACCGGCAAAGGGGAACTCTCTCCCATCGTCTGCGGAGCCCCCAATGTCAGGGAAGGCATGTTTGTGGCCTGCGCCCTGCCCGGAGCGGTGCTGCCCGGCGACTTTAAGATCAAAAAGAGCAAGCTGCGCGGGGAAAAATCCCACGGCATGCTCTGTTCGGCAGCTGAACTGAGGCTGGACGCCGATGCCGCCGGCATCATGGATCTGGAGGGCGAGCTTGAACCGGGGATGCCCCTGGAAAAAGCCCTTGCCCTGACTGACACTGTATTTGAAATTGACCTCACCCCGAACCGGCCGGACTGTTTGAGCCTCATTGGGGTGGCCCGGGAGACCGGTGCCTTTACCGAGCCTAAAAACAGGGTAACCCTGCCCGAGGCGGAGCTTCCCGCTGAACGGATCGGTTCCAAATCCATCCATGATTTTGCACGCGTGGAAATCAAAGATCCCGAACTCTGCCCCAGGTATACGGCAGGGATGCTTTTCGACGTCAAAGTGGGACCCTCTCCCTTCTGGCTGAAACAGCGCCTGGAATCCGTTGGTCTGACCCCCATCAATAATGTGGTGGATATCACCAACTATGTGATGATGGAAACCGGACAGCCCCTGCACGCATTTGATTTCGATAACCTGGCCCAGGGAAGAATTGTTGTAAAAACCGCGGGCAGCGGCATTGAATTTACCACCCTGGATTCAAAGCTTCACAAGCTGGAGCCTGAAATGCTCATGATCTGCGACGGGGAAAAACCCGTTGCCATCGCCGGTGTCATGGGCGGTGAGAATTCGGAAATTTCCGACACCACCACCCGGGTGCTGGTGGAAAGTGCCTATTTCAATCCGGTGTCCGTGCGCAGGACAGCCAAACGGACCGGCATCGGCACTGACGCCTCCCACAGGTTCGAGCGGGGGGTGGATCCCGAGGGCACTCTTTTTGCCATGAAACGGGCCGTTGCCCTGATGGCCGAGCTATGCGATGCAGAAATTGCCGAGGGAACGATTGATGAACATCCCCTGAAATCCGAGCCGGTGGTTATTGATCTGAAGGCCGAGGCCCTGAATGTCCGTCTGGGTACTGATTTTTCCGCCCAGCAGATTGCAGAAATCCTGGAATCCGTTGAGTTCAAAGTCGAAGCCGACGGCCAGGGACGGCTCAAGGTTCTGGTGCCCTCTTTCAGGGTGGATGTTGCCCGCCCGGAAGATCTGTCAGAAGAGGTGGCCCGTCTCTGGGGGTATAACAATATCGAAACCAGCTACCCGCCGGTGCCGGCCAGGGGGAAGGTGCTGAACCCCCGTTTGCTCCTCCGTGACAAGATCCGCCGGGCCATGACAGGCTTTTCATTTTACGAGGCCATCAACTATAATTTCATCCATGCCGACTCCCGTCAGAGGCTTGGATTTGGGGAGGACGACCCCCGGCAGGCAGCCGTGGAAATCCTCAATCCCATTTCCGAACAGATGTCCGTGCTCCGGACTTCTCTTGTGCCGGGGTTGCTTGAGACCATGAAACGGAACCTGGCCCAGCAGACCGAAACCCTCAAAGTTTTTGAGGTCGGGAAAGCCTTTTTTGACAAGGGGAAGGGCGAACAGCCCCGGGAGGTTGAAATGGTCTGCGGACTGATGACCGGCAACCGGACCGGCCAGACCTGGTATTCAAAAGTTGAATCCATGGACTTTTTCGACCTGAAAGGGGTGGTTCAGGGGCTGCTGGATGAACTTTTTATCACCGGCGTCCGGTATGAAAAAATCCAGGATGACTCCTGCCCCTATTTTGAAGCCGGATACGGCGCCGCAGCAGTGAAGGACGGCCGTTTGCTCTGCACCCTGGGTAAAGTGGATGCTGCCGTGCTCAAGGCCTACGGCCTGAAACAGGATGCCTATGTGTTTGACATGGATATGGATGCCATCCAGGCTGCCATGCCCGAAGCCATTCAGGCTGAGCCCCTGCCCAGATTCCCGGCCATTTCCCGGGACATGACCTTTATTGTGGATGCAGCGGTTGAAGTGGGTGCCGTGCTGGAGAATATTGCTGAATTCTCCAGAAAGCAGGCCCTGATCGAAGATTATTTTCTCTTTGACGTATTTGAAGGGGAAAGTATCGGAGCTGGGAAAAAATCACTCTCTTTCAGGGTGGTATACCGGTCAGCCAGTAAAACCCTCACCGAAAAGAACATTAAAAAAATTCACACCAATCTGTCCAAACGGATTCTGGATGATTTCGGTGCTGTTCTGCCCGGT